One Elaeis guineensis isolate ETL-2024a chromosome 10, EG11, whole genome shotgun sequence genomic window carries:
- the LOC105036413 gene encoding protein PHLOEM PROTEIN 2-LIKE A1 gives MASIFPMELFGSHLNVRPGVFIGYWKKEEANNIYSFTLYPRALDISGSDEPDVWRWSWSESDPRIEVEVAELLVGHDLVVNGIFEMSHLTPGKKYEIFYMLYSKNPPAFEPRFSVTLQLPKGKPIVIERPLKIGPEGRAVVEGGEFVASADGQVKFSLANPDHLEWKKGLTIVGVSIRKYRLDAVV, from the exons atggcgTCCATATTTCCAATGGAGCTTTTCGGCAGCCATCTGAACGTACGACCCGGGGTGTTCATA GGGTATTGGAAGAAAGAGGAAGCAAACAACATCTACAGCTTCACGCTGTACCCAAGGGCGCTTGATATCTCAGGGAGCGACGAGCCAGATGTTTGGAGGTGGTCGTGGTCAGAAAG TGATCCGAGAATCGAAGTCGAAGTGGCTGAGCTATTGGTTGGACATGACCTAGTGGTGAATGGAATTTTCGAGATGAGCCACCTCACACCAGGGAAGAAGTATGAGATCTTCTATATGCTGTACTCCAAGAACCCACCGGCGTTTGAGCCCAGGTTCTCGGTGACGCTCCAACTGCCCAAAGGAAAACCCATTGTGATCGAGCGTCCCTTGAAAATCGGACCGGAGGGCAGGGCAGTGGTGGAGGGTGGAGAGTTTGTGGCTTCTGCTGATGGCCAGGTCAAGTTCAGTTTAGCCAACCCTGATCACCTGGAGTGGAAGAAAGGGCTCACCATTGTAGGGGTCTCCATTAGGAAATATCGGCTTGACGCTGTTGTTTGA
- the LOC140851968 gene encoding protein PHLOEM PROTEIN 2-LIKE A1-like: MAAEAPKELLSKLSGLEDGVLGRYWKKRDSSCIDHLVLYPRALEIAGGDDPTIWRWFWSGIRLPFDVEFAELKVGTYQLGVKGMLRMDQFTPGRNYNITFWLRMKDPAGFQPVVTVTLELPHSQPIVNHVPLIPGPGGWVKLNAGGFPAGGDGEIKFSLTNDDGIDWKKGLTVAAVFASIA, translated from the exons ATGGCGGCTGAAGCACCAAAGGAGCTACTCAGCAAACTTTCGGGCCTGGAAGATGGGGTGCTCGGT AGGTATTGGAAGAAAAGAGATTCTTCCTGCATCGACCACTTGGTGCTGTACCCAAGGGCGTTAGAAATTGCAGGAGGAGATGATCCGACAATCTGGCGTTGGTTTTGGTCAGGAAT TCGCTTGCCTTTTGACGTGGAATTTGCCGAGCTAAAGGTTGGTACGTATCAGCTAGGGGTGAAGGGAATGCTCAGGATGGACCAATTCACTCCGGGGAGAAACTACAATATCACGTTTTGGTTGAGGATGAAGGATCCGGCTGGGTTTCAGCCCGTGGTGACCGTGACGCTTGAGCTGCCTCACAGCCAGCCCATTGTGAATCACGTCCCTCTGATTCCCGGACCAGGGGGCTGGGTAAAGCTGAATGCTGGAGGGTTTCCGGCTGGTGGTGATGGGGAGATCAAGTTCAGTTTAACTAACGACGATGGCATCGACTGGAAGAAGGGGCTCACCGTCGCAGCGGTCTTTGCCTCTATTGCTTGA